The following coding sequences lie in one Rutidosis leptorrhynchoides isolate AG116_Rl617_1_P2 chromosome 4, CSIRO_AGI_Rlap_v1, whole genome shotgun sequence genomic window:
- the LOC139843097 gene encoding uncharacterized protein: protein MLSLTICKVVPRLVGMEQSAFLRGRYILDGALVANEVVEDLKRNKKHGLIFKVDFEKAFDSLNWDYLLEVMKCMGFGTKWCKWISSCLKSATISILINGSPTSEFNLKRGVRQGDPLSPFLFIIAAEGLNILTKVAVERGMYKGVDVGISNDNVEALASWCSCLGGRLPFMDLGIPRFKTGTNTLWVTVIRSIYGSNGDLELGNGLVRNPNASLWNSIYDAGKHVDGLGISFSNSFIRSIGDGKSTSFWDDIWVGNASFKDRFKRLHRLEIDKDINISNKIEEFKGDGLGNWAYPPMGRTNSELNELRDTVRNLQLTEGKKDCWRWNLNSEGIYTVKDCSVLVDKVILPRAVNSIESLRNGLVPKKVEVFIWRARLGRIPVRFELDKRGIDLNSVRCPICDDDIETVEHILFSCQVAKDIWAKVLKWWGYNSAIFGFEDIFNGTFGCVAQDHKKNQWQAVSWVVCYILWKNRNAKVFKNKLETVPSLFSEVQVLSYDWISRRCKGHIMDWLQWFSHP, encoded by the exons ATGTTGTCCTTGACAATTTGTAAAGTGGTACCTCGTCTTGTAGGGATGGAACAAAGTGCGTTTCTTAGGGGTAGATATATTCTTGATGGTGCGTTAGTTGCTAATGAAGTGGTCGAAGATCTTAAACGAAACAAAAAGCACGGCCTAATCTTTAAGGTAGACTTCGAGAAAGCCTTTGATTCGCTTAATTGGGATTATCTTCTTGAAGTGATGAAATGTATGGGGTTCGGTACCAAATGGTGCAAGTGGATTTCCTCGTGTCTTAAATCGGCTACAATCTCCATTCTCATAAACGGGTCTCCGACAAGTGAGTTTAATCTTAAAAGGGGCGTTCGCCAAGGTGACCCTTTATcgccttttctttttattattgcaGCGGAGGGACTTAATATCCTAACGAAAGTGGCGGTTGAGAGAGGAATGTATAAAGGGGTGGACGTGG GCATCAGTAATGATAACGTGGAAGCTCTTGCGTCTTGGTGTTCGTGTCTCGGCGGTCGATTGCCTTTCATGGATTTGGGTATTCCC AGGTTTAAAACCGGAACTAACACTTTGTGGGTCACCGTTATTCGTAGCATTTATGGTTCTAATGGAGATCTTGAGCTTGGTAACGGGCTTGTCCGGAATCCAAACGCTAGCCTTTGGAATTCTATTTATGATGCAGGAAAACATGTGGACGGGTTAGGAATTTCTTTCTCTAATTCTTTCATACGCTCAATCGGGGACGGGAAAAGCACTTCTTTTTGGGATGACATTTGGGTGGGGAACGCAAGCTTTAAGGACAGATTCAAAAGACTACACAGGCTAGAGATTGACAAAGATATCAACATCAGTAACAAAATCGAAGAATTCAAAGGAGATGGGCTTGGCAATTGGGCCTATCCACCGATGGGCCGAACGAATAGTGAACTAAATGAGTTGCGTGATACTGTTCGGAACTTACAGCTGACCGAAGGTAAAAAAGATTGTTGGAGATGGAATCTTAATTCAGAGGGCATTTATACGGTCAAGGACTGTTCGGTTCTTGTCGACAAAGTCATTCTACCACGTGCGGTTAATTCTATTGAGTCGTTGCGAAATGGTTTGGTTCCAAAAAAAGTGGAGGTGTTTATTTGGCGGGCGAGATTAGGACGTATACCGGTAAGATTCGAGTTAGATAAACGGGGCATCGACTTGAATAGTGTGAGATGCCCGATTTGTGATGATGACATTGAGACGGTGGAGCATATACTTTTTTCCTGTCAAGTGGCAAAAGACATTTGGGCTAAAGTTCTTAAATGGTGGGGGTATAATTCGGCTATATTCGGGTTTGAGGATATTTTTAATGGTACTTTCGGCTGTGTAGCACAGGATCATAAAAAGAATCAATGGCAAGCGGTTAGTTGGGTGGTTTGTTACATTCTATGGAAGAATAGAAATGCAAAGGTGTTCAAGAATAAGCTCGAGACGGTCCCATCCTTATTTAGCGAGGTTCAAGTTCTTTCATATGACTGGATTTCACGACGTTGCAAGGGTCATATTATGGATTGGCTACAATGGTTCTCACACCCTTAG